GAACAACATTCCTCGAGATCACATTAAACGTCCAGAATGATTAGTTCCACGACGCTGTCGTGATTGCGCTACACAACGGGGttgtaacatgttttgttagGACTGTGAGTTGATGATTCGACATTGGATGTTTCGTTTACCTATAGCGTCTGAAAgatgacaatgaaacatttttgtttgatatcgatctattgttataattgttaattttcaagaacaatttattttgaaagattatcatttccaatataaattttatttttgaaaaaaccaagtgttgcgttttcatcggcactcagtatatataaaaaggacCATAAGAGTTACGGTTCTGCAGCTAGTGAATACCCTTCACACCATTTCACCAATACACATGAGTTAATAGTATACAATTCATAACATAACGGAGTCAAGTCCAAAGTTTCATTTCAATTACATTGAACACACAAATCAACATAGATATATTCTAGTATAAAACACAGTATACTAACGGAAACATTCATTCATTCACTCAGTTTTTGTACTACACTGTGCATGTTGTCTCCCTTTTCCCATATTTatcgtatttttgttaatgaaaaaaaaatcttcacaaTTATTTGTACACTTTAATTCAGTTCCTTGCCAGTACTGTCttgattgacaaataaaatgtgttgttattgttgttgttgttgttggttgattttgttgttgttcatagtaaatatgttaatttatgacgtccattattatctaattttgtttgtgttcttttCGGTGATCTGTTGCTCTGATTTGATTGGTCATTTCGAGTGACTATGTCATTGCATCACGAGACCAAAGTTCCCGTACTTTCCATACCAAAACAAAGCTCCATTTTGATGGAAAacgtaaacaaaatattacattataaaatttgaagtccaggATAGTTGACATTATATGACAAAATTGGAATATAGTCTTGGGACATTCAAGTTGTAAGTAGAAACTTACTTgattaaatatctttatttgtaaATGTGTTAAAAAAGAATGCATGATATGTTGGCCCGTGGTTATGAAATCAAAACAAGTTGTTTACCAAGTAGAAATGTGTGGTTTTAAACTGTTGAATCTGTTGGGGAAAACGGTAGTTGGTTCATTAATAAATTGGGTTACGTGTATTAAGAAtgagtaattgttttattgccTGCAAACATAAGGGATTGTGATGAAATCCGTCATCGACCTGATGATCAGGGTTGTTTAAGGTCAAGGCTTTTTTTTTAGTATGTGTATGGCTGCTAAAAAGATGACAGGATATTTTGTCACatcatcatttaatttttaaacctCAACTGTCAATCATCAGTGTGTTTTCTGATAGGGCCCAATAGTATGCTAATTGGGTTGAAATTTACGTTTTAAAAATAGGAGAAACTTGAGGTGTGCCAAGCGAGGTTATCATTATTCTTGACACTTGACCATTCACATATTAAACTTACATCTAATTTACTTTCATTTCAATTGGGAATTTTAACAGTCTTTGTGAAAAAGTgtgaataaactttaaaaatagaccatggaaaaaagaaatttcaattgtaTACCTTGGTTTGATTTAAATAGTTCAAGGAGATTTTATATGTATAACAGGTAAGAACAGTACAATATGTCTTTATAAAGAACATTTATTGGAACATCTATAcacttatttgaatatttatctaTTGCAATATATTAATTGTGTCTGTTTAGCTGTACTCACAACTACTTTGAATTATACAACACTTACATATGTATACTTATAGTTATACATTGTACTTTATATTACACAATGATGATGAATGTCTCAATTTGTCCATCAAATTAAAGTCACAAGTTTATTTGTCAGtagtgtatttatatttgggaAATCAGTTAATAGTCATCTGTATGACAAgactttctaaattttaaacatttgtaggTCAGAAGTAGAAActaaatttcatttgataaaaagaagttTAAGAAAAGAAGATTAATTATACACGGAACAACTTTTTTCATTATGATATTCAGTGGCTGATTCAGTCATTTtcaaaagaggggggggggggggttccaacccaggataaagCAGTGTGCCAACTATTTACCAACCATATGTCCTAATTCaaaagcattaaaaaaaaaggttgggGAGGGGGTACATGGGGGTACCCCACCCACACTGGATCAAATACTGATTTGCAATAATAAGTTTTCATAGTTTCAAATTGTAGATACATGCACATTATgttgttaacatattttaaatccaGTTTAAATGAAGCACTGGCTGGTTTCtatgtatacattgtataccattatatacaactgaaataaacTTGACAATTTAATctttttaatggtttacatgtatttttaggTCATAAACATGTACAGGTGTGCATGTAtcttaattttagaaaatacaGTCTTGTAGACAgttttatacatatacattaaCATCAAGGTCCAATACACATGCAAAAATACCCCACCTTACATAAGTACAATCTGTCATCAGTCATGATGACATCTATTACAATCACATTGATTTTTATTgcacaattttaattttttcataaatgagttacttttttgtaaataaatgtactTTCAGTTGCATaccattaaatttttttttaaatattctttcgAAAGAatttaaatcatgtaaattgCCATTGTCAGATTTTAAGATAGAGAGGGAGCAGAATAACCAAAACTAGAATATTCAAAATGCTAAGCAATTAAAAAAGAGTGAACTAGAAATTTCTTTTAGTATTAAAGGTCCAGTTTTGTAGTGAACAAACCATGGCATGCTGCATGATAAGTCTAATTTATTTGATATCGATTGATAAAACAATGTACACATATGTACCTACCTTagctatatacatgtaataaaatgtaataaaatgtacacacaatttgtttattttccagTTTTTGTTACCCATCCTCGTCTTGTGGTTGTTATTACAATTGTATGCCATATACACCAGTTCAACAACAGATGACCTTTGGTTACAACCAGGCCCAGCAACGggtaaaattatgtttttgaaaatcGATTGCATGAAAAATCTAACaggttacaatttttttttatctttcctctcttcaaatgcaaaataagCCTGAAAATGAATCGGTTTTGAAAAATTACAGATATTAATGTATACATATTGTACTTACATGCAATCATGGATATTTTTCAAGGATAGAGGTTAAATTTGGAAGATATACATTTGCGCAGAAAGATGTTCGCTTCAAAAATATAATCGTGGCCTTGAAAGGGTTTCTTGATCACAAGTCTGGTAATAACACTTCCTCGTCTTAAACCATGACCTTTTTGTAGACGAATAATTAACTGGACAAAAAATGGGGCAGGAATTGATAAGTATATGCCCAGACAAATCAACTTCCTTTAGTATTTGTTGGTTGTCTAAGTCATTTGTAAATTGATAAGTACATTGTAACATGAATTATAGATGCTTATTAATAAATGAGTAATGCGATATGTATATTATTAAGAGTAATACAATATGTACATTATTAAGagtaatacaaaatgtacattattaacaaatgaaaaggaaaatttgctttttaaagtaaaatagcaGTAGAAGGTAAATGAATTAAACTGGATAAAGAAGTAAAATAGATCTACTTCACACCACTTGGTTAAGTAGCAGGAATTTGTAATGTCCTGCAGTGGTGAATGCAGGGGAAGGTTCAGGCCGGGTTGGAACCCTTTTTTTTCTGACCACCAATGcattgaatggggacatatggttggaacccctatttatcctgggttgggaaccccttttaaaaatgacttGATACACCCCTATTCTGAAGGAGTCTTTGAATACAGGGGACCTATATAAAGCTATatcatactttaaatttattattttttttaaaatttattaaatttaaatcatgATAGCTTCTTAAACTTGGCTTGCTCAAACCATTGCAATAATCCTTGACactagatttttgtttttttaaggatGAGCTAATCTGACTCTTTGTCACCACACCTGAGGTTTGAAGATGGGACACATTTCTCAAAGGCATAGAATATTAGATATGAAATCCTTTAATATTGTTGTTATTGCCTGCCTACtctctgtcatatttgttttttcataaattgtatttttatgtgtataaaggccatttgttttcttgttggaattgttttacatttttcatgtcaTCTGACTATTTAGTGTGGGTTTTCTCAATGTTGAAGACCATCAGGTGACCTATGGTTGAttgtggtctcattggcaatcatattccacatctcattgtttttatatttttttgatttaagATCTGAAATTCAATGTTACCGGTAGTTGTATATTGATCAACTGACAGCTGTTTTCCTACAATtttacaaacataaacaaagggagacaattcaAGCAGAAATTTCTAGAATATAAAATTAGACCTTTAAAACCAATATTGCATAGATATCCATTTcagtaattttaaaaaagtgcatCTAACAGCAttgaaacattgtttttttttgtcatcaaGTTCAAAAGCTTTatgtatgaattatttaaagatTATCTTGTATTTTTCAGCCAAGAAGAATGGATCCATATTTAAGCAGTGTATATGTAACTGAACAATCATTATATGACCCACCTATAAGAGACAAAACAAGTTTGGATACATCAGTTTATGCATCTAGTCCAAATTCATTATTCATGTATGAGCAGGAGAAAGCTGACATGCAAAGTTCCCTTGGGAATATGACATGTAGTAGAAAGAATGAGGACTTTGACTTAAATTCTCAGTTGGAAACTTCTTGTGATATTGCTCTGCCTATGTCTAAAGGTTCACCAATGTTCATAGCAGAAACATCAGAGTCTCAGTCCAACGCATGGCCAATGGACACAAAAAGTGATGTGGATTTTCTAAATTGTGATGTTTTTCAAATGGATGAAGAAATGGACAACCCAACTTTAGCTGAACTGAATGCTTCAGAATCACTATTAGATGATTTAGCTAGCATAGTTGGTCCAAATTCTAGTgtcaatgacaaaaataaaacatggaaACAAGAAAATGGGTCAGAAATCTCTGAACAAGTGCAGCAGTTGAAGGGCAATTGGTCTTCAACAGTTCAGCTGCCTCAAACATCACAGCAAAGTTCACTTGCTAGACCTGTTTTTTGTGGGAGAAAACCATCAGCAACTGTTACTTCAGAATCTGATAATAACACTGTATCAACCAGAATGAGTCAGTTGCTGCACATTCGAACCAGTCCTACTAAAATTGAATCAGAGTCCACCACTAGTCCAGTTCAAAGTGTGCCTAACCCAAAGATTCCAACAAGTCCTGCAAAACGAAAACAGAATATTAGTAACAAAGAGGTTGATGAAAAGTGGGAAGAGATCAAACATTATATATACGATGATGATGAGCAGGACGAAGACATACCACAACCAAAACAAACAAGACTTAGTACAGGTAATTTTATAGggcatttaaatgtatttataaccTTTTCATGTCATCTCAGCTAAATTGTTGTTCAATAGAgtgattttcagaaaatctttCTCAATTAAGGTCAAGGTTTGActtaaaattcttttaaaaggAAACATCTAGATATCTTTTCACTGTAATTAAAAGCAattaatatgatttaaaaaaactttatgtTTATGTCTGTTAGTGTATACATGTACTACAAAAAATTGGAACATAATTGTTTATCTTTAAGATAAGACGTGcagtagtacatgtacatgtacacttggtaacatattgatttttgttgttaaaaatgaaagaaaagagggtgaaatatttttttttaataacctgATCTGATGTGCATGtacacaaacatacatgtacatgaatgaATATAAATCGTGTTTTAATTACAAATTCCTAGCGGTAACAGTTGATTATTATTCTTTTGTTAGACTCTTACAAGTCTGTTGTAACATCCAATGATGAATCGGACATGGAAAGTGATCGTGAATCTCATGACTcaggtaaataaatatataatgtacatttaaggaatgactgtaatattttttctgtctatgaagaaataacataaaaaatgtggtgcacactgaaatGACTGAATAACATGCGTAGCGAGTtctttaacagtgtgcaccacattttttatgttatttggaatagacagaaaaaatattacagtcatttcttataatttaattttaaattccattttaaaccgtagaaaaccatgaaaaaacgttgatgacgtcaaggtcacatgactaaattatgtctatgggctaataacaaaataacgtcagtcaatcagaagacgtgttacatatatgcatccaaaattaaattattgtttgttGTTAGTGTgtattacagctaatttcctaatgcctGTAAGTAAAACTTTGGAAGGCTTGCTTGCtctgtttgtataaacattaaTTCAAGCTTTGTAATTAGCATTGACATcttcaaacaatatataaatacatacaatGTACTCTAACCTAAATATCATACTTAAATTAGATTGGACGTTATCCCAGTTACAATTGTACAATattcaaacaaagcaagcaaacTAACCTAAgtcttgctttacatgcattaggaaattagctgtaatgtAAAATTTAGATTCTcaatcatacatttgtacatgtatgtattatttgtattagCATCAAACTGATGAaatttacacacacaaaaaaccaACGAAAGCTTAATctgatatttgattttaccaaGTACACTTTATTAGAATTTTATCAAACGTTACTGTCAAATATTCATGTCACATTACTATGATTGTAAGTAAATTATAGTTACAAATATGATATCCATACACtcattttagttttaatatCTGTTCTCTTAAGATACATGTAGCTTAGCCATGAAATggaacaatatacatgtacttgtccTTCAGTTAGCATTAGTGtcaatcatcatgatcatagcACCATATATTTGGTTCAAGTGAATATAAAAATCTAATGTATCTTATCCTTTGTTTTGTAGATTCTGATTATGATGACAACAGTCAAGATTCGTGGTCATATAAACATGAAACGGACAGCTCGCAGAGAAAGTCCCGACAGTATTTCTGGCAATATAATTTACAATCAAAAGGACCTAAAGGTGCCCGTGTTAGTTTTGAACAATTAGAACAAGATGATCCACATGTTGTGAAGGATTTTGAAGATCCAGTATTTGATCCTGTGGCAAGTAAAAATGTTGCGGGTACGACAATACGTCATGGCGGTAAAGCTCGAAGAGGAGACGGAACAGATGTCTCTCCGAATCCAAAGAAACTTTATCAGATTGGACAGCAAATTAACaagttaaacaaacaaatagacTCTTTTATTCCATTGAGTGAAATGCCAGTCTCAAGTCGGAACAAGtcaaaaaaagagaaaaacaaattggCTTCTAGGTAAGCTGCAGAatcttatcaaatttattattatgagaacaatttgtttcaaaaataaagggagagaatattttaaaattttattaattttttgtgttCACTTACTGGAAATCTCTGGCGTTCTGTAAATATGATTCAAATGTAATTTAGTGAATACTGATAATCCCTGCAATTCTACTTTATGCATGTAAAGGAAGGAAAAAGCTTAAGAACAGTATGAGACCTTTTGATATTTCCATCtgatagtacatgtacattatgcATACATAGTTCCAATCTACATGTTTTTGGgacatattattaaaaaatgtataacccactgtgtgaaaaaaaatgtaacagcaAGCATatggtgtaaaaaaaaacaacagaaaaaaaataaatttaaaacaacaaaggCATTATAATGAGAACTCTTCACATTAAAGTAAACTTTTCTAAGTCAGCCAAGActaattaaaatgtatttctaaaAGTTATACTGTACCCCACTTGGTTGAATATATTCATACTTCATAATGaaactttaattatttatatccggagtatttttatttaattaactcAATTGTCAAAtgattgaaatacaaaatataaagaacacaaACAGTTACAACTATAAAATGCACAGTAAATatgcaccagatgcacattttaTCAATTAATGTCTATTGAGTATTCAGCATGTTCAGTGATGCTAACTTAAATTAGAAAGACCATTCcttaaatttcattttctcTCCTGTACGAGTTCAGAAAGTTCAGAGGGCATTCAAAACTCATGTGTCATGGAGAGAAACTTGCAACACCAtattgcaaaaacaaaatatgatgaaaatataaaaagaagatgtggtatgattgccaatgagacaactatccacaaaagaccaaaatgacacaaacattaacaattataggtcaccgtacggccttcaacaatgagctaagcccataccgcatatagtcagctataaaaggaaaGACTCCACTGTGAAATGTAATTTTCTGTATGTAATTAATCCATTATTTTACTAGTGAATTgcttaaaaatttacataatgtGAATGTCCCTTCTATTTCCAGAGCTTGTCGTCTAAAGAAAAAGGCCCAACATGAAGCTTACAAAATCAAGTTACATGGGTTAGATATGGAACATAAGCAGCTGTTACAACTTACACAAGATATGAAGCAGAAATTTACACAAGTCCTTCAGAAAACTCTACCAGAGAGGAAAATAGTCAAACAAGAGGGCACAGATAACCTTCCAATGACACAGTACTTAGAAAAAACAGCAGAA
Above is a window of Mytilus trossulus isolate FHL-02 chromosome 4, PNRI_Mtr1.1.1.hap1, whole genome shotgun sequence DNA encoding:
- the LOC134715735 gene encoding CREB3 regulatory factor-like isoform X2, with product MTKLEYSLGTFKFFCYPSSSCGCYYNCMPYTPVQQQMTFGYNQAQQRPRRMDPYLSSVYVTEQSLYDPPIRDKTSLDTSVYASSPNSLFMYEQEKADMQSSLGNMTCSRKNEDFDLNSQLETSCDIALPMSKGSPMFIAETSESQSNAWPMDTKSDVDFLNCDVFQMDEEMDNPTLAELNASESLLDDLASIVGPNSSVNDKNKTWKQENGSEISEQVQQLKGNWSSTVQLPQTSQQSSLARPVFCGRKPSATVTSESDNNTVSTRMSQLLHIRTSPTKIESESTTSPVQSVPNPKIPTSPAKRKQNISNKEVDEKWEEIKHYIYDDDEQDEDIPQPKQTRLSTDSYKSVVTSNDESDMESDRESHDSDSDYDDNSQDSWSYKHETDSSQRKSRQYFWQYNLQSKGPKGARVSFEQLEQDDPHVVKDFEDPVFDPVASKNVAGTTIRHGGKARRGDGTDVSPNPKKLYQIGQQINKLNKQIDSFIPLSEMPVSSRNKSKKEKNKLASRACRLKKKAQHEAYKIKLHGLDMEHKQLLQLTQDMKQKFTQVLQKTLPERKIVKQEGTDNLPMTQYLEKTAEKAYTYKVAGDTSEFVNRVLCKVEEGDPTGGLDQS
- the LOC134715735 gene encoding CREB3 regulatory factor-like isoform X1 gives rise to the protein MEKRNFNCIPWFDLNSSRRFYMYNSFCYPSSSCGCYYNCMPYTPVQQQMTFGYNQAQQRPRRMDPYLSSVYVTEQSLYDPPIRDKTSLDTSVYASSPNSLFMYEQEKADMQSSLGNMTCSRKNEDFDLNSQLETSCDIALPMSKGSPMFIAETSESQSNAWPMDTKSDVDFLNCDVFQMDEEMDNPTLAELNASESLLDDLASIVGPNSSVNDKNKTWKQENGSEISEQVQQLKGNWSSTVQLPQTSQQSSLARPVFCGRKPSATVTSESDNNTVSTRMSQLLHIRTSPTKIESESTTSPVQSVPNPKIPTSPAKRKQNISNKEVDEKWEEIKHYIYDDDEQDEDIPQPKQTRLSTDSYKSVVTSNDESDMESDRESHDSDSDYDDNSQDSWSYKHETDSSQRKSRQYFWQYNLQSKGPKGARVSFEQLEQDDPHVVKDFEDPVFDPVASKNVAGTTIRHGGKARRGDGTDVSPNPKKLYQIGQQINKLNKQIDSFIPLSEMPVSSRNKSKKEKNKLASRACRLKKKAQHEAYKIKLHGLDMEHKQLLQLTQDMKQKFTQVLQKTLPERKIVKQEGTDNLPMTQYLEKTAEKAYTYKVAGDTSEFVNRVLCKVEEGDPTGGLDQS
- the LOC134715735 gene encoding CREB3 regulatory factor-like isoform X3, coding for MEKRNFNCIPWFDLNSSRRFYMYNSFCYPSSSCGCYYNCMPYTPVQQQMTFGYNQAQQRPRRMDPYLSSVYVTEQSLYDPPIRDKTSLDTSVYASSPNSLFMYEQEKADMQSSLGNMTCSRKNEDFDLNSQLETSCDIALPMSKGSPMFIAETSESQSNAWPMDTKSDVDFLNCDVFQMDEEMDNPTLAELNASESLLDDLASIVGPNSSVNDKNKTWKQENGSEISEQVQQLKGNWSSTVQLPQTSQQSSLARPVFCGRKPSATVTSESDNNTVSTRMSQLLHIRTSPTKIESESTTSPVQSVPNPKIPTSPAKRKQNISNKEVDEKWEEIKHYIYDDDEQDEDIPQPKQTRLSTDSDYDDNSQDSWSYKHETDSSQRKSRQYFWQYNLQSKGPKGARVSFEQLEQDDPHVVKDFEDPVFDPVASKNVAGTTIRHGGKARRGDGTDVSPNPKKLYQIGQQINKLNKQIDSFIPLSEMPVSSRNKSKKEKNKLASRACRLKKKAQHEAYKIKLHGLDMEHKQLLQLTQDMKQKFTQVLQKTLPERKIVKQEGTDNLPMTQYLEKTAEKAYTYKVAGDTSEFVNRVLCKVEEGDPTGGLDQS
- the LOC134715735 gene encoding CREB3 regulatory factor-like isoform X4, whose translation is MPYTPVQQQMTFGYNQAQQRPRRMDPYLSSVYVTEQSLYDPPIRDKTSLDTSVYASSPNSLFMYEQEKADMQSSLGNMTCSRKNEDFDLNSQLETSCDIALPMSKGSPMFIAETSESQSNAWPMDTKSDVDFLNCDVFQMDEEMDNPTLAELNASESLLDDLASIVGPNSSVNDKNKTWKQENGSEISEQVQQLKGNWSSTVQLPQTSQQSSLARPVFCGRKPSATVTSESDNNTVSTRMSQLLHIRTSPTKIESESTTSPVQSVPNPKIPTSPAKRKQNISNKEVDEKWEEIKHYIYDDDEQDEDIPQPKQTRLSTDSYKSVVTSNDESDMESDRESHDSDSDYDDNSQDSWSYKHETDSSQRKSRQYFWQYNLQSKGPKGARVSFEQLEQDDPHVVKDFEDPVFDPVASKNVAGTTIRHGGKARRGDGTDVSPNPKKLYQIGQQINKLNKQIDSFIPLSEMPVSSRNKSKKEKNKLASRACRLKKKAQHEAYKIKLHGLDMEHKQLLQLTQDMKQKFTQVLQKTLPERKIVKQEGTDNLPMTQYLEKTAEKAYTYKVAGDTSEFVNRVLCKVEEGDPTGGLDQS
- the LOC134715735 gene encoding CREB3 regulatory factor-like isoform X5 — protein: MDPYLSSVYVTEQSLYDPPIRDKTSLDTSVYASSPNSLFMYEQEKADMQSSLGNMTCSRKNEDFDLNSQLETSCDIALPMSKGSPMFIAETSESQSNAWPMDTKSDVDFLNCDVFQMDEEMDNPTLAELNASESLLDDLASIVGPNSSVNDKNKTWKQENGSEISEQVQQLKGNWSSTVQLPQTSQQSSLARPVFCGRKPSATVTSESDNNTVSTRMSQLLHIRTSPTKIESESTTSPVQSVPNPKIPTSPAKRKQNISNKEVDEKWEEIKHYIYDDDEQDEDIPQPKQTRLSTDSYKSVVTSNDESDMESDRESHDSDSDYDDNSQDSWSYKHETDSSQRKSRQYFWQYNLQSKGPKGARVSFEQLEQDDPHVVKDFEDPVFDPVASKNVAGTTIRHGGKARRGDGTDVSPNPKKLYQIGQQINKLNKQIDSFIPLSEMPVSSRNKSKKEKNKLASRACRLKKKAQHEAYKIKLHGLDMEHKQLLQLTQDMKQKFTQVLQKTLPERKIVKQEGTDNLPMTQYLEKTAEKAYTYKVAGDTSEFVNRVLCKVEEGDPTGGLDQS